ATTTGTGGCATGTATATTTGGTTCCTTGGTGTTTCCCATTTCATATGCTCTCTTTTGTATGATAAGTTATTTTACTTTTGAATTGATAGATCAACTGTGGGAGTCCTCCTTAGCCTGTGCAGGATAAAAGTACTCCACTGCTATGTTTCTGCTAAGAATCTTTTAAGCATTGCTCCTGGATAATGGGCTGTAGCATCAGGTTCCGTAAAGAAGGTACACCTATTTTCAGCGTTTCCCATATTTTGCTTACAGAAATGCTAATTTGTAGCTGCTAACCCCACCTTGTGCAATTTTCTCCTTGTCCATAGCATTGTCCACTCTGCGGCAGTGGTTGTGTTGCCATCAGATTTTCTGTTTATGCTGTTCTGAATTCTTGAACTCTTTACGTTTCACTTAACAAACACATTTTTTTGTTGTTACTTTTGATTTTAAAATATAGGACAATTTTTTTGCTAgaacatgcaggagagctgcatatctttgtattaagaaggaaaaaagaagtcTTACTATGCTCTTCCAAGCAGAAGAGTATGCATACTAAACATTCACACTCACACCCTGATACTAGTAGATGAAATTAGTACCACTTACAAACAATAAAACGACCAATGATAGAATATGACTTGGTCGCGTGAAATACTAGAGCTAATTCATCTTTGAAGGTACTTTATAGAATTATATGCCAGTACAAATATATTTTTATCACCATTCTTGCGCCCGTCACAGGAACTTGTTATCGTTAGTGATGATGTGGTTCAGCAAGCTGTATGGGAGGCAAGCTGTTCGAAGGGTTGGAATTTCTTATTATCCTAGGATCTTGACAACTTCCAATTATTTTAGATGAAAAATAGAGCTCCTTTACTGTTCCAATGGATTTTTGTTGGGTTGTGTTTCTTTCTTAACACAAGACACTATTAATATATTACTACAAAGTAGGTTGCTGATTATTTAACATATGACTCTCATGGGTCTAGTGGTTGGGGAGCAGAGAACTTGCCTAGCCCACCTGGGTTCGAGGACCACACTCCACGTCTCCACATATTGAAACACCAGCAGGAACGTCTTCCCCTctgttatttttttattatttaacATATAGTATGATAATAATATCAATCTAAATCACCAAGGAGCTAATAATGGCAATAAAAATTCTTATTTTTTAAAGGCGTCCCTTAATTTCAATTAAATCTATCCATTTTGCAGTCTAACCAACAGGCCCTGGGTTGATCTTTATTCAGGAATCCAGATACATGCCAGCTGTGCATTTACAGATTTATTGCACCTGGTGTTACTCAGAATTCACCATGGCTTTATTTTGTTTTACACTAGCTCCCATTGTTCAATTCTTCAATTTACTGTGATCGGTCCTTCTGGATCCATCCCCCTTTTCCACTAAAGTCCATTTGCACACACCCTTTAGACTTGACCCAACACAGAATAAAACTCCTGCAAGCGAAGGCTCCAAATCTCCCGATTTGCAGCCACTCTATCGCCGCTGCTCTTTGAATGGATCCAATCAAGGGAGCAGTGATCTCCCACCCCTACTGAAGATTATTTGAAGTAATACTTATTCGGTAAGAACTATTTTTGATTAGTTacatttttcccttttttttcccagGAGCAGCCAGTCAGATCTGCCTGCAGGATCCAATCCAGTTCCTGGATAATTTCatcggtagaaattttgatttatgcTATTGATGCAACCTGTCGATAAGATCCTCTTACAGGCACTTGTGCTCTTGTGCGTGCTGGATTTGGTGGGATCCTCGAATCCACGGGAACCAAGGTGCTCATCCACTGGATGTCTTGCCAAGCTTTACCAGATGGTGTTGCAATGTATTACCCTAACTTTTTTCTTTAATCTTGTATGCTATGTGTGTCTTACGTTTGGCATCTGTCTTACCCCTATTTGCAAATTTGAAGTGTCTGGGGTTCTTTGGTACATGTTTTCTTCCATATTTCTGTGACCATTTGTGGGTGTAATGGTCTGGGATTTGGTAGTCCATATATTTTTGTTAGTGATTCAATTTCTCTGTGCATCCTTGGCATGTGTATATAGTGAATGCCTGAATGGGATTCTTGGTTTGAAGATGGTATGCAATCTAGTCTTTTTGCAACTTGTATTTGTACTATGTATACAGGAATACGGGTTGCATATATGGATCTAGTTCGTCTTCAGACAAGATGCATCATTCCCAGTCAAGAGATGAGTTGCCTCCAGATTGTGCTGAAAAAATTCATGCCTTATATTGCAAGCATGTTATACTCTCTGACATTATTCAGAAACGAGCCAATGTAAAGGTAAAGTTCATCCTAAAATTGTAAACCCTTCTTTTAACATTGCACACATAATAATCACCGCACAATAGCAGCCTTAACTTTAAGTACTTTTCTACATCCCTGATAATCAAACTTTGCAGCCCTCTTTTCTTCAAAGGAACCTTCGTTACAAGATACATGCCAAGCAAAAGAAGAGGTAACATCCTTCAATGGTTTAGGATTTCACTATTTCCTCCCTATACTGGTATTATTTTGCATTCAGTTGAGCTTTTAGAACAGTTTCGCATTCTTATTCTATTTAGGGTTTTGTTTTTCAGTATCATTTGCTAGTGACTTTGTTGATACGATTTCTAAGTTGCATAAGTAAGAAATGAAGCTTGCTTGCGCACTTTACACTAGAACTTCTGGTGATCAGGTTATGATATATCCATGTGCGGCACAGCTTCACAGACTTCATCACAATTTGGAGGACAATCTAGCTTTTGATTCAAAAAGCACCTACTTTTTAGTTAAAAAACACAAATTGTCATTTGTGTAGTAGACATGCCCAGGGCCCATGATGTTTCTTTTTGCACAAAATACAATCCAAAACTATTTGTTCATCCTATTTGGATTCATATAAATAAATCTTCATGCATGCATAGTGATGGTACTGTTTGACctacatttttcttttgtgaaaatTTTCACATCACAGACTTCATACATGCATAGTGGTGCACTGGTGCTCCTGTTTGACctacatttttcttttgtgaaaatTTCCGCATCATAGATCCTGTTTCagtacaacaacaacaacatagcctttcagtcccaagcaagttggggtaggctagagttgaaacccaacaagagccacaaatcagggttcgggcacatgaatatctgttttccaagcactcctatccactgcgaaatctttgggtatattccatcccttcaaatctccttttattgcctcttcccatgtcaattttggttttcctctgcctctcttcacattactgtcacgccttagggttccactacgcaccggtgcctccggaggccttcgttggacatgtccaaactatctcagccggtgttggataagcttttcttcaattggtactacccctaacctatcacgtatatccccattccggactcgatcccttctcgtatgatcacaaatccaacgcaacatatGCATTTCCAcaacacttatctgctggacatgtcgtccctttgtaggccaacattctgcaccatacgacattgcaggtctaatcgttgtcctataaaacttgccttttagcttcaatggtaccctcttgtcatataaaattcctgatgcttggcgccacttcatccaccctgctttgattctatgactaacatatctcgttgtagcattgatcccaaatatcgaaatgtaACCTTCCTAGCATTTCAGTACTGTAGCAATTTGTTgggattttgagtttttgacaGTTCTAACACCAAGGCTTGTAGAATCTTTGACCCGATTAAACTGGAATTGAAGCTATTTTGTGTGGGAAAGTTTAGTACCTCTCGTTTTCGGGAAGCCCCAGCAGCTAAGGCAAGCaagttatataaaaaaaacCCCATAGAACCACAACATGTTTTACCTTTTTCAAGATTAAATGCTATGTTGGAAGTATGAATCCAGCATCAAGCAGGGAAGCTAGAAAGCTAATTCAAATGGCTGTATATCCGACATCACTTTGTTTCTAGAAGCTAATAGCTACATAGCTGGAGCTTCAGCACGACAAAAACAAGATGATAGCCGGGCTGAAGGACTAAGAAattattaagtttgtttcagtGAATTTTGTGGTAAATACTGACATGCTTGAAATTTGTTTGTTGCAAATACTGAACTTCACTTGTGTTCATGAATATAGGATTCAGATAACCTTATCACTGCCTGGAAGTTTAAACCCTGAAGTGCGGGCACAGAATATCTTTCCATTATATGCTTTGTTTGCTAAACCAATTAGTTCTGTTTTGCATGAAGGGGTAAGTCTATCTTCCTTTACTTTATGCAACTGAAATTTTATGCCACCAAATGGTCCCTTTCTCATCTATGACATGACTTCGCAGCATTCTCCAGTATATCAGTTCACCCGGGCTTGTTTGCTGACTTGTTTCGATGAATCTGGATGCGACAGCCACACTGAAGCCACGTTCATCATTCAAGACCTGAGGACTTTAGCTAACATTATCCTTGTTAGCTGTGGTATATTGTGCATCCTATAGGATTATCTGTGTGTTGTATTTCTTTGATTTCATCAAATTTGATTATttctctctcatttgttaaGGACAAATTGGACAAACACCTGATGAAAATAACTTCTCCAATAACGATTTGGAGAACTCTTCTCTTCAAAGTATGTTTATGGTTGTCATTTTGTGGCAGATATTGAATAGTTGCTAAAATATATTGCCTCATATTGTCATTTGTATCCGTAATATGGAACACCAAAACACTCCTTTCTGATATTAACACTGACGGTCTCTGTCTTAGTGTTCCTGTGTCTGTACTTTGTAGTCTGTTCTGCTTATGGATTCTATTAGCTCACACTATTCTGCATCCAGCACGCCACAACCATCCTGGAACCACCTGCCTTTCACTTCTGCAGTTACCAGTGGATAACTAGTTAACATAATCCCTTACCATGTTAGCCAACACAAGAGTTGGCCTTGTTTGCTTGCTATACCAAGAGAGCGCATAAGTATCTTTAAACAGAGACTGCATTAGTACCTTTTAGCTGAAATAGCCAGACCAATATGACCTTATACTTGTGAGTAATATGAAATATTCTTCTAGCTGATGGGCTCTTCACCATTGTAGCTTCCACCCTTATAGAAAATATAGTATAAATATGCGTCTTCTGGGCAGAGTGACAGGTATTGTCTCTTAGAAACAAACCATATCCTTACCAAATGAATTATTTTTCATGATGCACTTTAACAGAGCTTGAAGGGCAGTGTTTCTGGGGTAAGATACCGAAGGATTTACTTTGTTCATCATTGGAGAACTGCGTGGATTTAAGCTTAGGACGGACTAAGCAGTTTGCTTTGTCAATTACTATGAGCCCAGGCTTCGTAGAGGTATGCAACAAAGTCCTTAAAGTATATATTGTGCATATTCTAAAGGTTAACGTCTTTTTGTAAAGGTCTACCTTATTCCCCTTAACAATGGAATTGTTTGGTTCATCCCCTGAACTTCTTTTTTCTTGGTCTGCTTAACCGTTGAATTTCTATTACGGAATCACTTCATTCCGGCATTCCCTGGAACCAGTTTTGAGAGTGTATTTTCCCACTGTGGTTGTTACATAACCAGCATTTAGCTACCATGGCATTGCACATGGGTGGTGTGGGTGTATGCCTCCACACTCCCAGGTTTGTGCTCTCTTCAGCTCAAAGTTGGTGCTTTGTTTTATTAATGCAAAATCACCTAGTTCCTTACTCCTAGGGCCGTGACTGCTTTTGGGTTCTACTTTCTCCATGTTTTCGTAACATATCTTTCACTTCCATTATGCTTATTGCACTTAATGGTAACACTATGCTAATCCTATTCTCTTTAGTTACTAATTGTTAATTTGCTATTGCAGTCAAAATTTCTCAAGCAGGACAGTTTCTTGACATTTTGTTCTTGTAAGCTTAATTCTGTGGTACTATCCTGCCTATTCCTCTCTTTATTGTTCAATCTACTTAATATTTATTGTTTTTTCTGTGACAAAAATAGTTAAGTACACTTACCTTGTAATGTACTTACTGTACTTTTGCTGAGATTTTTGAGCCTTGCTGTTTCAGTGTCCATATCAATTACATGTAAGCGTATGTGCACAAGAGGCTGGTGCAAGAGACATGTTTAAATCTCTTTACAATTCTTACTTATATAATGATGTCCCACCATCTTCTTTACCGCATATCATAAGGTAACAATAACTCAttctatagagcttgtctcaTGTTATTAATTGTTCATTTCTTCATTCTTTTGTGCTCATTACATTACCTCCCAATATAGGAATGGTTGTGCTTAATGCTTGCGTGCTCTATCTCCAAATGCGATACTTTGCTGTTTGGATTATATTGAGAAGGAACTGTAGATTATTACATCTTGTCCTTAGGTAGTTTAATTGGGGAAGTGTATGTTGTGACTAGGTTGATTTTAATACAGGATCTTTGTTATGGTAAAGTGGGCTGGCCCTGGCCAGAACCAGTCCGACAGCAACAGATAGGATTAGTTGTTCAAGTTTGTTAGCAAAATAGGATTTGTTCGTGGGTTTGTTAGGTGCCTTGTGTCTATAAAAGGCTGCCGTGAGTCCTAGGTTAGGTAAGCAGAAAATAGATCAAGAGAGCATCTCAGAGCCTCCTGCGGGAGGGCGAGTTAGTTGATCTATTCTGCTGTCCATATCTCCATTGTCCAATAAACAGTCTATATCAATCTTGCCCTCGTTAAACATGCTAATGCGAAGTGTTATAAGTTGTTGTGTATGTCGTGATGCATCTGATTGTGAGTCTTTGATTAGGTTGACTATGCTGCAATAACTTTCTAATAGCAGCTGGTAAAATATGCTTTTTTGATAGAGATGTAATTCCTTGTCTATTGGGCTAACCCTAGAAGGGTAGCTATATAGTAGTCATACATGGGCcttattgggccataatacacacatactccaacactcccccgcAGTCTGAACTACCGACGCAGCGGAGTTGCAGACTGGACATGAAAAGAAGAAGGACACACACAAGAGCCCCCCCACAGACGCAACTAGCcactggtgatgttgaggctggagcGAAACTCGGTGAAGGCAGACGACGGGAGGctcttggtgaagatgtcggcaAACTGAGAGGTGGTCGGGACGTGGAGGACCCGAACATCGCCGATGGCGACCCGATCCCGGACGAAGTGAAGGTCGATCTCCACATGTTTGGTCCGCTGGTGCTGAACAGGGTTGGTGGAGAGGTACACCGC
This portion of the Setaria viridis chromosome 7, Setaria_viridis_v4.0, whole genome shotgun sequence genome encodes:
- the LOC117864397 gene encoding polycomb group protein EMF2B isoform X2 produces the protein MLLMQPVDKILLQALVLLCVLDLVGSSNPREPRNTGCIYGSSSSSDKMHHSQSRDELPPDCAEKIHALYCKHVILSDIIQKRANVKPSFLQRNLRYKIHAKQKKRIQITLSLPGSLNPEVRAQNIFPLYALFAKPISSVLHEGHSPVYQFTRACLLTCFDESGCDSHTEATFIIQDLRTLANIILVSCGQIGQTPDENNFSNNDLENSSLQKLEGQCFWGKIPKDLLCSSLENCVDLSLGRTKQFALSITMSPGFVESKFLKQDSFLTFCSCKLNSVCPYQLHVSVCAQEAGARDMFKSLYNSYLYNDVPPSSLPHIIRLRVGNVLFKYGDNICKTEVTEDFCCSFCLVKCGSFTISKKEQVVNVSLKHNTWTNEDFPAGVDPRQRTFSFFSKYKKRRRIVTMTEGIITSKVTEAIVPSKATEVILPSKAIETIVPSKAAETIWHGYLIGTSVSDTSVDPAYSVHGSHLSPPRVLQFGKTRRLSVDQLDPRNQLLLQKRQFFHSHKGQQMALEEVLSDHDSEDEVDDDVADFEDRRMLDDFINISKDEKSIMHMWNSFVSRQRVIADSHMPWACKAFSQLHGQLLARNPSLLGCWRLFMIKLWNHNLLDARTMNTCNIIIEGFRNKRLPK